One segment of Antennarius striatus isolate MH-2024 chromosome 5, ASM4005453v1, whole genome shotgun sequence DNA contains the following:
- the LOC137595618 gene encoding odorant receptor 131-2-like, with translation MAGHLCSDRPSEAPDMNTTAIPNFPVQSSETLSKVLTKNLLVLLLGFSVTCMNSSFIQVFSKEQILYLNPRYILFIHLILNDMIQVMLSIILFLMSYNRHKVSFSICCIIMLITLIATENTPLNVACMAIECYIAVCLPLQYSRICTIKNTLILIGLLWVTSMSVVLPDLFVTLATKPLDFFHSHVACYVHNVFPNPDIIEKRNIIHSVFLAIVWSTIFYTYFRILFTARAASKDSKKARNTIILHGFQVLLCMTTYVGPQLLNTLQRQFLINYNDLLFAFYIIVHVLPRSISPIIYGVRDETFRKYLKKNMLGK, from the exons ATGGCTGGAC ACCTGTGCTCTGATCGTCCGTCTGAG gcTCCAGACATGAACACCACTGCCATTCCCAATTTTCCTGTTCAGTCTTCAGAAACTTTGTCCAAAGTTTTGACCAAGAATCTCCTGGTTCTTCTTCTTGGATTCTCAGTCACCTGCATGAATTCAAGCTTCATTCAGGTCTTCAGCAAAGAGCAG ATCTTGTACCTGAATCCACGATATATACTCTTCATCCACCTGATTCTTAATGACATGATCCAAGTGATGCTGTCAATTATTCTCTTCCTCATGAGCTACAACCGCCACAAAGtcagtttctccatctgctgcatcATCATGCTGATCACTCTCATTGCCACAGAGAACACTCCTCTGAATGTGGCGTGCATGGCGATAGAGTGCTACATCGCCGTATGCTTACCTCTTCAGTACAGCAGGATCTGCACCATCAAGAACACATTGATACTGATTGGTCTGTTATGGGTGACGAGCATGTCTGTGGTTCTTCCTGACCTGTTTGTCACCTTGGCAACGAAGCCTCTGGACTTCTTCCATTCTCACGTTGCTTGCTACGTTCACAATGTCTTCCCAAACCCTGACATCATCGAAAAGAGGAACATCATTCACTCTGTATTTCTAGCCATTGTTTGGTCCACTATCTTCTACACGTACTTCAGAATTCTTTTCACTGCCAGAGCCGCTAGCAAAGACAGTAAgaaggccagaaacaccatcatcctccatggtttccaggtCTTGTTGTGTATGACCACATATGTCGGGCCACAGTTGCTTAATACTCTCCAGCGGCAGTTCCTGATCAATTATAACGATTTACTGTTTGCTTTCTATATCATCGTGCACGTCTTGCCACGAtccatcagtccaatcatctaCGGCGTACGAGATGAGACCTTCAGgaagtacctgaagaagaacatgTTGGGTAAATGA
- the LOC137595620 gene encoding odorant receptor 131-2-like has translation MSDSGKDRGARDSPKEVEDRIGGEESVAGCSGAPPQFGGVPRGSAAAESSPLRLSGDGSDSEPDPDSSSDWIPSESSRESSPDPWEPTEELRSKDLCSDRPSEVVDMNTTAIPNFPGWSPEPLPKILTKNLLVLLLGLSITCINARFIHVFSKHQIFYLNPRYILFIHLVLNDMIYVMLTVILFVISCNLYKITFSICCIFVLNIRLASENTPLNVGCMAVECYIAICLPLRHSSICTIKKTLTLIGLVWLTSMCVVLPDLFVTLGTQPLAFFHSQFACKRVNIFPNPVLVQKKHIIHSVFLVIIWFTIFYTYFRILFTARAASKDSKKARNTIILHGFQVLLCMTTYVGPQLLDAVDQHFLLNYRDSIFAFYIIVHVLPRSISPIIYGVRDETFRKYLKKNMLCKCSFVKNNH, from the exons atgagCGACAGCGGTAAGGATCGGGGGGCAAGAGATTCACCCAAGGAGGTTGAAGACCGGATCGGAGGCGAGGAAAGCGTGGCGGGTTGTAGCGGGGCCCCCCCGcagttcggcggcgtcccacGTGGGAGCGCCGCTGCGGAGAGTTCTCCGCTGCGTCTGTCCGGTGACggttctgactctgaaccggacccggaCTCGTCATCTGACTGGATTCCGTcggaaagcagcagggagtcctccccagacccctgggagcccacggaggagctgaggagcaaag ACCTGTGCTCTGATCGTCCGTCTGAG GTTGTGGACATGAACACCACCGCCATTCCTAACTTTCCTGGTTGGTCTCCAGAACCTTTGCCCAAAATTTTGACCAAGAATCTTCTGGTTCTACTTCTTGGACTCTCCATCACCTGCATCAATGCAAGATTCATTCATGTCTTCAGCAAACACCAG ATCTTCTACCTGAATCCACGATATATACTCTTCATCCACCTGGTTCTTAACGACATGATCTACGTGATGCTGACCGTCATCCTCTTTGTCATCAGCTGTAACCTCTACAAAATCACattctccatctgctgcatcTTTGTTCTAAATATTCGTTTAGCCTCAGAGAACACTCCTCTGAATGTGGGGTGCATGGCGGTAGAGTGCTACATCGCCATATGCTTACCTCTACGCCACAGCAGTATCTGCACCATCAAGAAAACATTGACACTCATTGGTCTAGTATGGCTGACAAGCATGTGTGTGGTTCTTCCTGATCTGTTTGTCACTTTGGGAACGCAGCCTCTGGCCTTCTTCCATTCCCAGTTTGCTTGCAAAAGAGTAAATATCTTCCCAAACCCTGTCCTTGTCCAGAAGAAGCACATCATTCACTCTGTGTTTCTAGTCATTATTTGGTTCACTATCTTCTACACGTACTTCAGAATTCTGTTCACTGCCAGAGCCGCTAGTAAAGACAGTAAgaaggccagaaacaccatcatcctccatggtttccaggtCTTGTTGTGTATGACCACATATGTCGGGCCACAGTTACTGGATGCCGTAGACCAACACTTCCTGCTCAATTACAGAGACTCCATATTTGCTTTCTATATAATTGTGCACGTCCTGCCGCGATCCATTAGTCCCATCATCTATGGCGTACGTGACGAGACCTTCAGgaagtacctgaagaagaacatgTTGTGTAAATGCAGTTTCGTGAAAAACAACCACTGA